A stretch of DNA from Rhodothermales bacterium:
AACACCTCCAGCGCTTGCGGTGCGCTCCAGGCCTGGTTGGCGTCCACCCGCAGGGGCACGTCCGGTCCGATGGCCTCTCGCACGGCTCGGATGCGCGCGACATCCTCATCGACGGCAGTGCCGACCTTGATCTTGATGGCCCGGAATCCCTGCTCGAGGAAACGCCGTGCGGTATCCGCCATGACCCCGGGACTGTCCAGGCTTACGGTGTTGTCGGTGGGAAACGACTCCCGCCGGCCACCGAACCAGGCATACAGCGGCATGCCTGCCTGTTGAGCGGCCAGGTCGTGCATCGCCATATCGAAGGCGCTGCGCAGGGTGGTCTGTCCGGGCACGGCCTCCGTCATGGCCGCATCGGCCCCGCGCACGTCATGCGCAGGCCGACCCAGGATCACAGGCGCCAATGTGCGGGCTGCCGCAGTCATGGACTCCACCGTGTCTCCCGTGATGGCGGGCGATGGGCTGGCTTCGCCCAGGCCGACCATGCCCGTGTCGCTGGTCAGGCGAACGAACAGATTGACCGTTCCTGCGGACTCGGTCAGCGAGATCCGAAATGGGGCGTGGAACGGGAGTTCCGCGCGAATCAGGTCAACGTTGGAGACGACCATGGCGGGTGCTGGTAGGCGCCGCGAATCTAGCACAGCGCATGCTTGCGCGCCGAAGTCCGCACCGGCGACCTTACGATATGTCCAGCCGTGTCTCCCGCCTTCTCACCGTGCTTGCCCCGGGGCTGCTGGTCGCTGCGACCGGCGTCGGGGCGGGCGACCTGGCGACCGCCTCGTTCTCTGGCAGTCAGCTCGGGACCGCTGTGCTGTGGGCCGTTGTGGTCGGGGGCGTGTTCAAGTTCGTACTCAACGAGGGACTGGCACGCTGGCAACTGGCCACAGGTACCACCTTTCTCGCCGGGGCTGTCACGCACCTGGGTCCGGCCGTCGCCTGGGTCTTCATCCCGTACCTGATCCTCTGGAGCTACTTCGTGGGTGCCGCGCTGATGGGAGCGTGCGGCGTTGCCCTGCACGCCCTCATGCCTGTCATGGAGGCACCCACCGCCAAGGTCGTCTTCGGGCTGGCGGCCAGCGCTGCAGGTCTGCTTCTTGCGCGTCGGGGCAGCTTCCAATTGTTTGAACGCACCATGGGCACGCTGATCGCCGTGATGTTCGTCACCGTGCTCCTGACTGCCGCGGCCCTGTGGCCAGGGTGGCCGGCCGTGCTTTCAGGTCTGTTTGTCCCCCGGATTCCGGAGGCGCAGGGCGAGGGTCTGGCGTGGACGGTCGGGCTGATTGGCGGGGTGGGCGGCACCGTGACCATCCTCTGCTACGGATACTGGATCGCTGAGAAGGGTCGCCGAGGGCTGTCATTCCTGCGCACGTGTCGACTGGATCTCGCCGTGGGCTATGGCGCGACAATCCTGTTCGGCATCGCGATGGTGATTATCGGCAGCACAATCACCACGGAAGGAGGTGGTGCCGATCTCCTGGTGCGACTTGCCGATTCGCTGGAGTTGCGCCTGGGGCCCATCGCCCGTGTGGTCTTCCTTATTGGCGCGCTGGCCGCCGTGTTCTCGAGCCTGCTGGGGGTCTGGCAGGCCGTGCCGTATCTCGCCGCTGATCTCTGGACGCGCATGCGCCGCATTCAGTACAGCGACCTGCGCACCACGCGTGCCTATCGGTGGTATCTCTGGGGCCTCGCTACCGTGCCCGCGTTCGGTCTCCTGACGCCCTTTCGCCAGGCCCAACTGCTGTATGCGGTCGTCGGCGCAGCGTTTCTGCCCCTGCTGGCGGTGGCGCTCCTGCTCCTGAATGGACGCGGCGCGTTGGTCGGCGAATCCCGAAACGGGCCCCTGGCCGTGTCGGGACTGGCGGTGACGTTGCTGTTTTTTCTGTGGGTAGCGGCCCGCAGCCTGTAAACTTTCCCGGATTTGAGGTGTCACTTTTTTAGCGGGGGGTCGTAGCCCGAGTCTCCCCGCAACCAACCGCTACCGCCATGCGCATCCTGGTCCCCGTACTCATGCTTGCCGTCGCCCTCAGCGGCTGCGCCCAGGACAGCCACTCCCAGGAACGCGATCTCGAACGCGCAGAAAAGGAACTCGCCGAGGCCCGCAAGGAAGCGGAAGAGGCCCTCCGCGATGTGCGGCAACGCACCGAAGACGACCTGCGCGATGCCCGTCGCCAGGCGGAAGAAAAGCTCGCCGAGGCCCGTGAGCAGCTGGATCGTGCCCGCGAACGAATGCGCGACGCCTCCGAAGACCTCGAGCGGGAGTGGTCGGACTCCTATGAGCGCGAAGCGGAACGCTCCCTCGAAGAACTCGGCGTCGCCGAAACCATCGGACGCGTCATGGAGGATGTCGGCCGCGCTCTTCAGGATGAGGAGACTGCCGTCGTTGCCGACGCAGAGGCGCTGCGCGACCTGCTTCCGAACGAGGTGCTCGGCCTCGAGCGCTACAATTCGAACATGGACCAATCGGGCAAATGGGGGCTGCATGTCTCCCAGGCCGAAGCCAAGTACGCCGACGGCCACAAACGCATTGAGCTCAAGATCATCGATCTGGGCACCCTGAAAGGCTTTCTCTCTAAGAGTGAGAGCCTGCTGGACTCCATCTCTCCCCGCTATCGCGACAACCATCACTCCCGCACCACGCGCATTGCAGGCTATCCTGCACGCATTTCGCACCGCGAAAATCACGGCACGGACGAATTTGATGGCATTCTGGTCGTGCGGGAGCGTTTTGTCATAGCCATGGACGCACGCGGACAATTCGATGAGGACGTCTTCTCCGAGGTCATCGACGATCTGCCGCTGCGCCGACTCGAACGCATGGCGCAATGACCCATTTTCTCGCCCTTGCGCAATAATGAGACGCCCCTCTCGTCCCTGACCCATCGGAAGTCGCCCGAAGCGCGAATCTCACAAGACCCGAATCAGCCATGGAATTCCCGACGAACCGCCGCGATCAGATTGTAATGGGACTGAGCATCTGCGCGCTCATTCTTTTCATGGCCAACATTGCCTCGTTCGTCAAGCAGCGCTTCTTCGAGGATCGGCACACCGTGCACCACGCCTTCCAGGTTCAGGGCCTGGGCCAGAGCGGAGGCTGGGACGTGCACGTGCATGAGGGCGATGGGAACTACTGGAGCGAGGACAATTGCGACGACGATCGCAAGCGCTACCACGAGCATTTTCTGGTCGAGAAGCTCCAGAACCACGCCCGCCATCAGCGGGGCCGCTTCGCATGGCGATTCGAGGACGGCGACGTCACCCGCATCGAGGTCGATGAGGCCGAACTGGTGGATATCGACCGGTTGCTGGAGGAGGCCCGCCGCGCAGCGCGCAATATCGAACGCGATCTGGACTTCGAGGCCCCGCGCCTGCACGTGGAGTCCCTGTTCGACGGGGATGTCGAGGTGCTCGAATCGCAGGACGAGACCGGTCGCCACCGCTACCGCATCGTAGTCCGCCCGGACGACAACCAGTAGCGCGCGCCCGGAGCGCCGCCACCTATCTTGGCTTCGACCCAACCCGCGGAGCCATGCTCGAATGCCAGCGGCAGGCATTTTTCCTGCCCGATGAGCACCACTACCTGAATTGTGCCTACATGGCGCCCATGGCGCGCCGTGTGGAGCAGGCCGGAATCGAGGGCATCCGCATGAAGCGGGTGCCTTCGGGCGTTTCACCGGAGGACTTTTTTCGCACGGGCGAGGCCATCCGCCGAGAATTCGCGCGGCTCATTGGCTCCGGGCAACCCGACCGCGTTTCCCTGATTCCGGCGGCATCCTACGGGCTGGCCACAGCCGCTCGAAATCTGCGCGTCGCCCGGGGCGGCGAGATTCTCACGCTGCGAGAGCAGTTTCCCAGCAATATCTACACGTGGTCACGACTGGCGCGCGAGAATGGCGCCACGCTCATTCACGTGGAGCCCGGACCAGGCCCCGGACGCGGCCGCCGTTGGAACGAGCGGCTTCTGGACGCCATCGGCCGCGACACGTCGGTGGTGGCGTTGCCCCACGTGCACTGGGCCGACGGCACTGTGTTTGATCTGGAGACCATTTCCAGACGCTGCCGGGAGGTCTCTGCCGCGCTCATCATAGACGGAACGCAATCGGTCGGCGCGTATCCCATCGACGTCCAGCGCATCCGCCCCGATGCCCTCGTGTGCGCCGGGTACAAGTGGCTGCTCGGGCCCTACAGTCTGGGTGTTGCGTGGTTCGGCCCGCGATTCGACGGCGGCGTACCGCTTGAGGAGAACTGGATTTCCCGAAAGAACTCCGAAGACTTCGCCGGTCTCGTGCGCTACCGCGACGAATACGGCCCGTTGGCCACACGCTACGACGTGGGTGAGCGCAGCAACTTCATCCTCGCCCCCATGCTGCTCGAGGCACTGCGCCTGCTTGGCGAATGGCGCATTGACCGGATCCAGGCGTACTG
This window harbors:
- a CDS encoding dipeptide epimerase is translated as MVVSNVDLIRAELPFHAPFRISLTESAGTVNLFVRLTSDTGMVGLGEASPSPAITGDTVESMTAAARTLAPVILGRPAHDVRGADAAMTEAVPGQTTLRSAFDMAMHDLAAQQAGMPLYAWFGGRRESFPTDNTVSLDSPGVMADTARRFLEQGFRAIKIKVGTAVDEDVARIRAVREAIGPDVPLRVDANQAWSAPQALEVLTATLECDVEYFEQPVPRHDVPGLATLKKHNLVPIMADESVFDHRDALALVKADAADLLNIKLSKSGGLVTAGRIAAVAHAAGLPCMLGCMSETRLGLTAAAHFISAHRIVRFADLDSHVDHITDPVVGGMRIEDGLVQLPDSPGIGATLDPDFVASCPTETLAS
- a CDS encoding Nramp family divalent metal transporter produces the protein MSSRVSRLLTVLAPGLLVAATGVGAGDLATASFSGSQLGTAVLWAVVVGGVFKFVLNEGLARWQLATGTTFLAGAVTHLGPAVAWVFIPYLILWSYFVGAALMGACGVALHALMPVMEAPTAKVVFGLAASAAGLLLARRGSFQLFERTMGTLIAVMFVTVLLTAAALWPGWPAVLSGLFVPRIPEAQGEGLAWTVGLIGGVGGTVTILCYGYWIAEKGRRGLSFLRTCRLDLAVGYGATILFGIAMVIIGSTITTEGGGADLLVRLADSLELRLGPIARVVFLIGALAAVFSSLLGVWQAVPYLAADLWTRMRRIQYSDLRTTRAYRWYLWGLATVPAFGLLTPFRQAQLLYAVVGAAFLPLLAVALLLLNGRGALVGESRNGPLAVSGLAVTLLFFLWVAARSL
- a CDS encoding aminotransferase class V-fold PLP-dependent enzyme → MLECQRQAFFLPDEHHYLNCAYMAPMARRVEQAGIEGIRMKRVPSGVSPEDFFRTGEAIRREFARLIGSGQPDRVSLIPAASYGLATAARNLRVARGGEILTLREQFPSNIYTWSRLARENGATLIHVEPGPGPGRGRRWNERLLDAIGRDTSVVALPHVHWADGTVFDLETISRRCREVSAALIIDGTQSVGAYPIDVQRIRPDALVCAGYKWLLGPYSLGVAWFGPRFDGGVPLEENWISRKNSEDFAGLVRYRDEYGPLATRYDVGERSNFILAPMLLEALRLLGEWRIDRIQAYCDALSDPIVRAARDLGCEVEDDACRAGHLFGLRLPAGSDAAALKETLARRNVSVSLRGDAVRVSPNVYNTQEDVAALIEGLRVHHGVAA